The Metabacillus schmidteae nucleotide sequence TTTGAAGATCAGCTTGTAGGTCAAAAGCTTGCAACAACCGGTGCAATTAAAGATGCTATTTTGAACTTGCAAGACATAACCGTGTTTGCTTTAACATTTTTAAAAGAACATTATCCGAACAGATTAATTGAGCGTTTTAACTTAGAGGAACTGCCAGATGAAATTGTTCCGCTTTTTGATGAAATAGGGAAAAAGCGCGGGTGTATGATGTCTGGTGGATATATTGATTATGATAAAACGTCTGAGCTTATCTTAAGAGAAATTCGAGCAGATAAATTAGGCAGATTATCATTTGAAACACCAGGAGATTTTATTGATAATTAAAGACTGTTTTCGCAAATATTTTGGCTTTTAAAACACTATTTTAACTCTATAGTGGAATGGAGCGTAAGACACTCGACTCCTGCGGGAAGTGAGGAAAGGCTGAGACCCCGCAGGCGAAGCCGAGGAGGCTCAGCTTCCTCCCCGGCGCATGGAGTGACTGTATCGCAATGGAACGGCCTAGTTTTTAACCTTTATCTGCATCAAGAACAACAAAGTATGCGAAAACCGCGTAATTAAAAAATAGTTGACTCGCCTAAACGCGGGTCTTTATTTATTTTATCAAGTGCCGATATAATAGGTATATTATAATGAGTTGTACATATAAAAACAGACATATTGAAGAATTAGGGAGAAACACAAATGCAATTAACGACAAACGAAATTAAAAAAAAGTTATCTGAAATTACTAATGAAAGTGATCCATTTCTAATTGAGTGCAAAGCAGATCATAGAAAAGGAGTTCAGCAATTAGTTGAAAAGTGGTTCAAGCAATATGAGCAAGAAAAGGAACTCCAAAATCAATTTTACAGCATGCTACGCTTTGAAAGAGAAGCTCAAAAGAACGGCTTCCATCTTATTGCAGGTATTGATGAGGTAGGAAGGGGACCGTTAGCAGGGCCTGTTGTAGCGGCTGCTGTTATCTTAAAAGAGGAATGCTATATACCGGGTTTAACAGATTCTAAAAAACTCACAGCGACAATGAGAGAGCGTTTCTATGACATGATTCATGAACAGGCTGAAGCAATTGGTATTGGAGTCGTTCCTCCTTCGATTATCGATGAAATAAATATTTATGAAGCTACAAAACTTGCTATGACAAAGGCAATTGAAAATCTTTCAAAAACACCATCTTATTTACTATTGGATGCGATGAAACTTAATGTGCAGATTCCACAATCATCAATTATTAAGGGCGACTCCCAAAGTATTTCAATTGCAGCAAGTTCAGTAATTGCAAAAGTTACCCGAGATCGAATGATGGAAGAAATCTCAAATCAATACCCGGAATATGGATTTGCACAACATATGGGGTATGGAACAAAACAACATTTAGCTGCTTTAAAAATGCATGGTGTGACCAAGCACCATAGAAAAAGCTTCGCACCAGTTAAAGAGCTTTTAATTCCTTGATTTAAGGTGGAGAATGAAGTATGTTTCAATTTTCAGCAATGAAAGGATTGCTTAATGATTCAATTACACAAATGACAATGTCAACAAATAAGTTGACATTAATGAAAAATCAAGTTGTTCAAGGAAAAGTACTTAATCTTTTTCCGGATCAAAAAGCTCTCATTCAAGTTGGGCATTCAAAGCTTATTGCTCAGCTTGAAGCTTCAATAAACACTTCGGAACGATACTGGTTTCGTGTAAATGGATCAGAAAAACAAGGTCTTCAACTAAAGATCATTAAGCAAGTAGAAAGAGATCATTTTACGAACCAGTCAGTCGCAAAAGATCTACTCTTAATGTTCCAACAAAAAACATCAAAAGATAATATATTATTAGCTAGTGAACTAGCAAAAGATCATATTCCGTTCACAAAGGAGCAATTGCTAACATCTATAGAGATGCTCAAAGATATATCCAAAACGGATATAACGACGTTTATAGAAGCGGTAAAATATGTGATTAAGCAAGACTTCCCACTAACAGAAAATGTGATAAAATCCCTGATTCAAGCAAAATCCAACATACCTTTAGCAAATCAAATTGATACTTTACTACATTCAATACAAAGTATGGAGCAGCCTTCGGAATTAGTAAAACAATTGCAACATTCAATATTAAACCTTAGACAAACATCTAATGATCTCCTCTCATTAAGGCCATTTGATTTAGAGTTGGAGAATGGTCTGTTGATAAAAGAAGCTTCAGTGGAAATTCAAACTGTAAGAGAGATACTAGGTGTGGTAAGTAAAGAAGAAGTAGTAGGGCCGTTAGTCAAAGATCAGATTGATTCTCTCCTCTACCGTTTGAATGGTCAACCATTGCTTCAGCAAGATATTGGACCAACATCACAAATGATCACTCAAGTGCCATTGTTTGCTTTAAACAATACAGATTTAACCATACAGTGGAACGGAAAAAAACTAGGGAATGGGAAAATTGATCCATCATTTTGTCGAATCCTTTTTTATTTGCAGCTACCAACCCTCAAAGAGACGATGGTTGATGTTCAAATACAAAACAGAGTTATGAAGATAATCATCACAAACAATCTTGAAGTTTTAAAACCCTTAGTCTCTCAACATACAGATAAATTGAAAGAGCTTTTAAATGAAATGGACTATTATTTATCTTCCATACAAGTTGTATCCTTTGATCCAACCGACAAACAAAACCATTCAAAAACACAATTAAACATAACTAGTAGAAATGAATCTTATACAAGAATAGATGTGAAAGTATGAACAATGATAAATCTGTAAAAAAGGCGATTGCCTTAAGGTACGATCAAGGTAAGGAGCATGCACCAAAGGTTATTGCAAAGGGTAAAGAATTAATTGCAAAAGAAATAATTGAGACAGCAAAACATCATAATGTTCATGTGCATGAGGACGAAGCACTTGTAGAGCTTTTATCAAAACTTGAGATTCATCAGCAAATTCCAGAAGAATTATATGAGGCTGTAGCTGAAATATTTGCTTTTGTGTATAACATGGAAAAAGAAATAATTTCAAAAGAAACCGATATTTAAACCTATAAAATAAGATGAGTTCATTTATAATCTCATTTTATAGGTTTTTTGTCAGTTTTTTAGACTAAAAGTCCTGAATAATTAATTTTCTTTTATTCTAAAAAAATAAAAATTAACTTGAATTTTAATATTTTGTGTGTAATTGTAGACAAGGTTCGAACTATTATATAAAATGAAAGCGCAGTCTAATTTTTATGCGAAATTTGTTAGGAGGATGGCAAATGAATATCCATGAGTACCAGGGAAAAGAACTCCTTAGAAAATACGGAGTTTCAGTACCAAATGGTCGAGTTGCTTTTTCTGTTGATGAAGCAGTTGAAGGTGCAAAAGAACTCGGAACAGATGTAGTAGTAGTAAAAGCTCAAATCCATGCAGGTGGACGCGGGAAAGCTGGCGGGGTAAAAGTTGCGAAAAACCTTGATGAAGCACGTACATATGCTGAAGAAATCTTAGGAAAAACGCTTGTTACACACCAAACTGGTCCTGAAGGTAAGGAAGTAAAACGTCTCCTTATTGAAGAAGGCTGTGATATTAAGAAAGAATATTATGTAGGTCTTGTATTAGACCGTGCTACTTCACGCGTGGTTTTAATGGCTTCTGAAGAAGGTGGAACAGAGATTGAGGAAGTAGCAGAGCAAACACCTGAGAAGATCTTTAAAGAAGTTATCGATCCTGCTGTTGGCCTACAAGGCTATCAAGCTAGAAGAATTGCATTTAATATTAATATTCCAAAAGAATTAGTTGGTCAAGCAGTTAAGTTTATGATGGGTTTATATCAAGTATTTGTTGAAAAGGATTGTTCAATTGCTGAGATTAACCCATTAGTTGTTACTGGTGATGGAAAAGTAATGGCACTTGACGCAAAATTGAATTTTGATTCAAATGCATTATATCGCCATAAAGATATTGTGGCATATCGTGATCTTGAAGAAGAAGATCCAAAAGAAATTGAAGCTTCTAAATATGACTTAAGTTATATTTCTTTAGACGGTAATATTGGCTGTATGGTAAATGGAGCTGGTCTTGCTATGTCGACAATGGATATTATTAAGTATTATGGCGGCGAACCTGCAAACTTCCTGGATGTTGGGGGCGGTGCTACTGCAGAAAAAGTAACAGAAGCATTCAAAATTATTCTATCCGATAAAAATGTAAAAGGAATTTTCGTTAATATCTTTGGTGGAATTATGAAATGTGACGTTATAGCTGAAGGTGTAGTAGAAGCTACCAAGCAAGTTGGCTTAGAAATTCCTCTTGTTGTACGTCTTGAAGGTACAAACGTTGATTTAGGAAAGAAAATTTTAGATGAATCTGGTTTAAATATTACTTCTGCAGAGTCTATGGCTGACGGCGCACAAAAAATCGTTTCATTAGTGAAGTAAGAAAGGCAGGGGACAAACATGAGTGTATTTATTAATAAAGATACAAAAGTTATTGTGCAAGGTATAACTGGATCAACAGCGTTATTCCATACAAAGCAAATGCTTGAATATGGAACAAATATTGTTGGAGGAGTAACACCTGGTAAAGGTGGTACAGAGGTAGAAGGTGTACCTGTATTTAATACAGTTCAAGAAGCAGTTCAAGCAACTGGTGCAAATGCATCTGTTATCTATGTGCCTGCTCCATTCGCTGCAGATGCGATTATGGAAGGTGTAGATGCAGAATTAGATTTGGTTATTTGTATTACAGAGCATATTCCTGTAATGGATATGGTGAAAGTGAAACGCTATATGGAAGGTAAAAATACTCGCTTGGTAGGACCAAACTGTCCGGGAGTAATTACTCCTGAAGAGTGCAAAATTGGTATCATGCCTGGATATATTCATAAAAAAGGACATGTCGGCGTTGTATCACGTTCTGGTACTCTTACTTATGAAGCGGTTCATCAATTATCACAAGCGGGTATTGGCCAATCCACTGCTGTAGGAATTGGTGGAGATCCTGTTAATGGAACAAACTTTATTGATGTTCTTAAAGCTTTTAATGAAGATGAAGACACATATGCTGTTATCATGATTGGGGAAATTGGTGGTACAGCTGAGGAAGAAGCTGCAGAATGGGTAAAAGCAAATATGAAAAAACCTGTAGTTGGTTTCATTGGTGGTCAAACAGCTCCTCCTGGAAAACGTATGGGTCACGCAGGAGCAATCATTTCAGGTGGTAAAGGTACCGCTGAAGAAAAAATTAAAACAATGAATGCATGTGGAATTAAAGTGGCTGATACTCCATCTGTAATGGGAGAAACACTTATTTCGGTTTTAGAAGAGCAAGGCTTACTTGAAAAATGTAAAACACATTAATAAATATAATAGTAGGAACAGGTAATTTTCCTGTTCCTATTTGTCATGCTAATATAGGAGGGATTTTAAGAAAATATGAATAAAAGATTGTTTTTATTAGCTCACTGTAAGGGAGTTAGTCAACAGATTTTACGTAAAATGATGAAAGTAGATCCTACCCTTGAGCTTTTTTTTCATTTGAAGGATCATGAATGGGAAGCTTATTTTCAGCTTAATAAAGAGAGAATTAAAGCAATAAAAGAAGAATATCACTCTATGTCATTCATAGAACTAGAAAAACAATATAAAAAAGATAATATTATGTTCCTCTCTCTCTATGATCAAGCATACCCACCTTTATTAAAAGAGATTTCTGATCCCCCGCCATTTTTGTTTTACAAAGGTGATATTGCATTATCTCATTCAGCACAAATCATCAGTGTAGTAGGTACTAGGAATCCAAATCATTATGGTAAATCAGCACTAAATTTCATCATAAAACCATTAATCGTAAATAATTGGGTTATTGTAAGTGGATTGGCGAATGGTATTGATGCAATGGCGCATACACTTTCGATTAATCAAAAAGGTAAAACTATTGCAGTAATAGCTGGCGGGTTTTATCATTTATATCCTAAACAAAATCAAACTCTAGCAGAACAGATTATGACCTCACATCTCATTCTTTCTGAACATGCTCCGTCTACACCACCTCAAAGATGGCATTTTCCTATGAGAAATAGAATAATTAGTGGTCTTTCTAAAGGCACGATTATTATACAAGCTCAGAAAAGAAGCGGATCACTTATTACAGCCCAGCAGGCACTTGACCAAAATCGGGAAGTATTCGCTGTCC carries:
- a CDS encoding EscU/YscU/HrcU family type III secretion system export apparatus switch protein encodes the protein MNNDKSVKKAIALRYDQGKEHAPKVIAKGKELIAKEIIETAKHHNVHVHEDEALVELLSKLEIHQQIPEELYEAVAEIFAFVYNMEKEIISKETDI
- the sucC gene encoding ADP-forming succinate--CoA ligase subunit beta, yielding MNIHEYQGKELLRKYGVSVPNGRVAFSVDEAVEGAKELGTDVVVVKAQIHAGGRGKAGGVKVAKNLDEARTYAEEILGKTLVTHQTGPEGKEVKRLLIEEGCDIKKEYYVGLVLDRATSRVVLMASEEGGTEIEEVAEQTPEKIFKEVIDPAVGLQGYQARRIAFNINIPKELVGQAVKFMMGLYQVFVEKDCSIAEINPLVVTGDGKVMALDAKLNFDSNALYRHKDIVAYRDLEEEDPKEIEASKYDLSYISLDGNIGCMVNGAGLAMSTMDIIKYYGGEPANFLDVGGGATAEKVTEAFKIILSDKNVKGIFVNIFGGIMKCDVIAEGVVEATKQVGLEIPLVVRLEGTNVDLGKKILDESGLNITSAESMADGAQKIVSLVK
- a CDS encoding ribonuclease HII translates to MQLTTNEIKKKLSEITNESDPFLIECKADHRKGVQQLVEKWFKQYEQEKELQNQFYSMLRFEREAQKNGFHLIAGIDEVGRGPLAGPVVAAAVILKEECYIPGLTDSKKLTATMRERFYDMIHEQAEAIGIGVVPPSIIDEINIYEATKLAMTKAIENLSKTPSYLLLDAMKLNVQIPQSSIIKGDSQSISIAASSVIAKVTRDRMMEEISNQYPEYGFAQHMGYGTKQHLAALKMHGVTKHHRKSFAPVKELLIP
- the dprA gene encoding DNA-processing protein DprA, producing MNKRLFLLAHCKGVSQQILRKMMKVDPTLELFFHLKDHEWEAYFQLNKERIKAIKEEYHSMSFIELEKQYKKDNIMFLSLYDQAYPPLLKEISDPPPFLFYKGDIALSHSAQIISVVGTRNPNHYGKSALNFIIKPLIVNNWVIVSGLANGIDAMAHTLSINQKGKTIAVIAGGFYHLYPKQNQTLAEQIMTSHLILSEHAPSTPPQRWHFPMRNRIISGLSKGTIIIQAQKRSGSLITAQQALDQNREVFAVPGSIFDEYSGGTNDLIQNGAKLVQDVSHIIEEFPR
- the sucD gene encoding succinate--CoA ligase subunit alpha; this translates as MSVFINKDTKVIVQGITGSTALFHTKQMLEYGTNIVGGVTPGKGGTEVEGVPVFNTVQEAVQATGANASVIYVPAPFAADAIMEGVDAELDLVICITEHIPVMDMVKVKRYMEGKNTRLVGPNCPGVITPEECKIGIMPGYIHKKGHVGVVSRSGTLTYEAVHQLSQAGIGQSTAVGIGGDPVNGTNFIDVLKAFNEDEDTYAVIMIGEIGGTAEEEAAEWVKANMKKPVVGFIGGQTAPPGKRMGHAGAIISGGKGTAEEKIKTMNACGIKVADTPSVMGETLISVLEEQGLLEKCKTH